A window of the Mesorhizobium opportunistum WSM2075 genome harbors these coding sequences:
- a CDS encoding redoxin domain-containing protein, with protein sequence MRQDISAGAKFPDYVLPDHTKTARRLSDLQGDQLMVIVLTRGSFCPKDRRHMLELVRFHPQFVVGYTQLVTITTDDWHTTNNYRQQTAASWPFLYDEERIVQKDLDIKEYTDTSHDVMIPHTIVLGRDLKVFKIYNGYYYWGRPAVSELHADLRELARQTYRDWDITEPELRQKWKTGDKSDFYPYGDNSISMDELMLQMAGAVDQFAGRSDKG encoded by the coding sequence ATGAGACAGGATATATCGGCTGGAGCGAAATTCCCGGATTATGTTCTTCCCGACCACACCAAGACAGCTCGGCGCCTATCGGATCTGCAGGGCGACCAGCTTATGGTCATTGTGCTGACGCGTGGCTCATTCTGCCCGAAGGATCGTCGGCATATGCTCGAGCTCGTGCGCTTCCATCCGCAGTTCGTCGTCGGCTACACCCAACTTGTCACCATCACAACGGACGACTGGCATACCACGAACAACTACCGCCAGCAGACCGCGGCCTCGTGGCCGTTCCTCTATGACGAGGAGCGGATCGTACAGAAGGATCTGGACATCAAGGAATATACTGACACGTCGCACGACGTGATGATCCCGCACACAATCGTGCTCGGCCGCGATCTGAAAGTGTTTAAGATCTACAACGGCTATTACTATTGGGGACGACCGGCGGTCTCGGAGTTGCACGCCGATCTGCGCGAGTTGGCGCGCCAGACCTATCGCGATTGGGACATTACCGAACCCGAACTGCGGCAGAAATGGAAAACCGGCGACAAATCAGACTTCTATCCCTATGGAGACAATTCAATCTCAATGGACGAGCTGATGCTACAAATGGCGGGGGCAGTCGATCAATTCGCTGGCCGATCTGACAAAGGGTGA
- a CDS encoding chemotaxis protein CheB, with translation MVDIRNRISPARANRTSSPQEQARNRFIIVIGASAGGIEPLKKIVSDLPAELPAAVFIVLHVGQISYLPAILDRVATLKTSVAENGASFRTGNIYVAPPGFHLLLHGDHMMLRRGPRENLARPAIDPLFRSAALSYGASVIGVLLSGALSDGTAGLRAVKAVGGIAAVQHPKDALVPSMVESALQYVEVDHCVPAAELARLLAKLAAEPADSTLPAPPMVRLEAAIAAQEHSTMKEADRLGELSVFTCPECNGPLWELEDGDMLRYRCHTGHAFTAEAVLEAQAIEADEILWSLLRSHQQRAEFARRMAERERTRHRSQLAKELGQRAKEYDADAALVERILESRRVRVTGNGTVDQEGNGKKREG, from the coding sequence ATGGTCGATATTCGAAACCGCATTTCACCTGCTCGCGCGAACCGGACAAGCTCGCCGCAAGAACAGGCGCGCAACCGCTTCATTATTGTCATCGGCGCGTCGGCGGGCGGAATCGAACCGCTGAAGAAGATCGTGAGCGATCTGCCCGCGGAGCTGCCGGCAGCCGTGTTCATCGTGCTCCATGTCGGCCAGATCAGCTATCTGCCCGCAATCCTCGACCGCGTCGCCACGCTCAAAACCTCGGTCGCCGAGAACGGCGCGTCCTTCAGGACCGGCAACATCTATGTGGCGCCGCCCGGCTTCCATCTTCTCCTGCATGGCGACCACATGATGCTGCGGCGCGGACCGCGCGAAAACCTCGCCCGGCCGGCCATAGATCCGCTGTTCCGCTCGGCGGCGCTCAGCTACGGCGCGAGCGTCATCGGCGTCCTGCTCTCGGGTGCGCTTTCCGACGGCACCGCCGGCTTGAGAGCCGTCAAGGCGGTCGGCGGGATCGCGGCCGTGCAGCACCCGAAGGACGCGCTGGTGCCATCCATGGTGGAAAGCGCGCTGCAATATGTCGAGGTCGACCATTGCGTGCCGGCGGCCGAGCTCGCTCGCCTGCTGGCTAAGCTGGCGGCCGAGCCGGCTGACAGCACCTTGCCTGCCCCGCCAATGGTCAGACTGGAGGCGGCCATCGCCGCGCAGGAGCATTCGACCATGAAAGAAGCAGATCGACTTGGCGAATTGTCGGTGTTTACATGCCCAGAATGCAACGGGCCGCTGTGGGAGCTCGAAGACGGTGACATGCTGCGCTACCGGTGTCATACCGGACACGCTTTTACTGCCGAGGCGGTATTGGAAGCGCAGGCGATCGAGGCGGATGAAATTCTATGGAGCCTGCTGCGGTCACATCAGCAACGGGCGGAATTTGCCCGGCGCATGGCCGAGCGGGAAAGAACACGGCATCGCTCGCAGCTCGCGAAAGAGCTTGGCCAGCGGGCAAAAGAATACGATGCGGATGCCGCTCTCGTCGAGCGCATCCTCGAAAGCAGGCGGGTTCGGGTAACGGGCAATGGAACAGTCGACCAGGAAGGCAACGGCAAGAAACGCGA
- a CDS encoding YihY/virulence factor BrkB family protein → MAEDKKSKTDWSQEGWLLLKESVSGYVNDNALSHGAAIAFYAATSLAPIVLIVVAIAGIVVGNDAAQLALSAEFAGVMGPQSADLLKATIETASHRGSSTLATLIGLMALLVTASGVFGEMQLSLNQIWKVRPNGVSLSRLVRARAASLGLVAALGFMLLVSLAASTAISALGAVINQHLPFGELIVSAINTIVSFVLIALLFSAIYKVLPDRTLKWRDVAVGSLVTALLFTIGKSLIGWYIGTSAIATSYGAAGALMVVLLWVYYSAQIFLFGAEITRAYSVLSGSRQDLAPMVQSRPGSQFRSGPTTAVRFGSPENKIRGWIVFICLITLLVSQVWRRED, encoded by the coding sequence ATGGCGGAAGACAAGAAATCGAAGACCGACTGGTCGCAGGAAGGCTGGCTTTTGCTGAAGGAAAGCGTCAGCGGCTACGTCAATGACAACGCGCTGAGCCACGGCGCTGCGATTGCTTTCTACGCGGCGACCTCCCTTGCGCCGATCGTTCTCATCGTGGTGGCGATCGCCGGCATCGTCGTCGGCAACGATGCTGCCCAGCTCGCGCTCTCAGCCGAGTTCGCGGGCGTGATGGGGCCGCAGAGCGCCGATCTCCTCAAGGCAACGATCGAGACCGCTTCGCATCGAGGATCCAGCACGCTGGCCACCCTCATCGGGCTGATGGCGCTCCTTGTTACCGCCTCCGGCGTCTTCGGCGAGATGCAGCTGTCGCTGAACCAGATATGGAAGGTCAGGCCCAATGGCGTTTCGCTTTCGCGCCTGGTGCGGGCGAGGGCTGCGAGCCTAGGCCTGGTGGCGGCTCTTGGTTTCATGCTTCTGGTGTCGCTCGCGGCAAGCACGGCGATCTCGGCGCTGGGCGCGGTCATCAACCAGCACCTGCCTTTCGGCGAGCTGATCGTGAGCGCGATCAACACCATCGTGTCGTTCGTGCTGATCGCGCTGCTCTTTTCCGCGATCTACAAGGTCCTGCCGGACCGAACGCTGAAATGGCGCGACGTCGCCGTTGGCTCGTTGGTCACGGCGCTGCTGTTCACCATCGGCAAGTCGCTGATCGGCTGGTACATCGGCACCAGCGCCATCGCGACGTCCTATGGCGCCGCTGGCGCGCTGATGGTCGTGCTGCTCTGGGTCTATTACTCGGCCCAGATATTTCTATTCGGCGCCGAGATCACCCGCGCCTATTCGGTGCTGAGCGGCAGCCGGCAGGATCTCGCGCCGATGGTGCAGAGCAGGCCGGGCTCGCAATTTCGATCTGGACCCACGACCGCGGTGCGGTTCGGATCTCCTGAGAACAAGATCCGTGGTTGGATCGTTTTCATCTGCCTGATCACGCTGCTGGTCTCGCAGGTCTGGCGGCGGGAGGACTGA
- a CDS encoding CsbD family protein — protein sequence MDWNRVEGNWKQVKGKVKEQWGKLTDDDLDRIAGKRDQLEGKIQERYGIEKDRVRADVDDWARRQGW from the coding sequence ATGGATTGGAACCGCGTCGAAGGAAATTGGAAGCAGGTCAAAGGCAAGGTGAAGGAACAATGGGGTAAGCTCACCGACGATGATCTCGACCGCATCGCCGGCAAGCGCGACCAGCTTGAAGGCAAGATCCAGGAACGTTACGGCATCGAGAAGGATCGTGTCCGCGCCGACGTCGATGACTGGGCTCGCCGCCAAGGCTGGTAG
- a CDS encoding NRAMP family divalent metal transporter has translation MKKLLEISLGVVTSVGGFLEVGSMATAAQAGALFGFQLIWAVALGTICIIFLVEMAGRFAAVSRHTISDGIRERFGFNAFIWPLLAALLVNFLVLSAEIGGVAIAAELATGIGFQWWALPVAFFAWLLLWKGTFGLIEKGVSILGLVTLCLVVAAVMLHPDWKGVAAGAVPSLPQHDTAKYWFMAVSILGASISPYLFMFYSSGAIEDQWDKSYLGANRAIAGLGMTFGGTISVGVLIVAAVVLGANGVTEVDDYNQLPLMLIPIFGFWGFVLFVVSLAVACFGATLEVALQQAYLVAQGFGWTWGEDLKPRDDPGFSLVYTLSLFLAAIPIALGLDPLKLTIFSMALTAASLPLTVVPFLILLNDDRYVGEHRNGVVSNTAVIFIIALGFVLAVVTIPLQIFGGT, from the coding sequence ATGAAGAAGCTGCTCGAGATCTCGCTGGGTGTCGTGACCAGCGTCGGCGGCTTCCTGGAGGTCGGTTCGATGGCGACGGCGGCACAGGCCGGCGCGCTGTTCGGCTTCCAGCTCATCTGGGCGGTCGCGCTCGGCACCATCTGCATCATCTTTCTGGTCGAGATGGCTGGTCGCTTCGCCGCGGTGAGCCGTCATACCATCTCCGATGGCATCCGCGAACGGTTCGGCTTCAATGCGTTCATCTGGCCGCTGCTTGCAGCCTTGTTGGTCAACTTCCTGGTGCTCTCCGCCGAGATAGGCGGCGTTGCCATTGCGGCCGAGCTTGCCACGGGCATTGGTTTCCAGTGGTGGGCGTTGCCGGTGGCGTTTTTCGCGTGGCTGCTGTTGTGGAAGGGCACGTTCGGCCTTATCGAGAAAGGCGTGTCGATCCTTGGCCTCGTCACCCTCTGCCTCGTCGTGGCAGCCGTGATGCTTCACCCCGACTGGAAAGGGGTGGCTGCCGGTGCCGTGCCCAGCCTGCCGCAGCATGACACGGCAAAATACTGGTTCATGGCCGTCAGCATTCTCGGCGCCTCGATCTCGCCCTACCTTTTTATGTTCTATTCCTCAGGCGCGATCGAGGATCAGTGGGACAAGAGCTATCTCGGCGCCAATCGGGCGATTGCTGGCCTGGGCATGACTTTCGGTGGAACGATTTCCGTGGGCGTACTGATCGTGGCGGCGGTGGTGCTTGGCGCTAATGGTGTTACCGAGGTGGACGACTATAACCAGCTTCCGCTGATGCTGATCCCGATATTCGGCTTCTGGGGTTTCGTACTTTTCGTTGTTTCGCTGGCCGTCGCCTGCTTCGGCGCCACGCTCGAAGTGGCGTTGCAGCAAGCCTATCTTGTCGCGCAGGGATTCGGCTGGACGTGGGGCGAAGATCTCAAGCCGCGCGACGATCCCGGCTTCAGCCTCGTCTACACGCTGAGCCTCTTCCTCGCCGCCATTCCGATAGCGCTCGGTCTCGATCCCCTGAAGCTCACCATCTTCTCAATGGCGCTGACCGCAGCCAGCCTGCCGCTGACCGTCGTTCCGTTCCTTATCCTGCTGAATGACGACCGCTATGTCGGCGAGCACCGCAACGGCGTCGTTTCGAACACGGCCGTGATCTTCATCATCGCACTCGGCTTCGTGCTGGCGGTGGTGACCATTCCGCTGCAGATATTCGGAGGCACCTGA
- a CDS encoding DUF982 domain-containing protein: MSRFLPLTIHFVNGGTMVVSSIADAKKALGRAWKNKDAPAYLKAARLVEDAGEGICRPAIAFAAFKKAAAEQGLLEDSGPSIALSILDQLSSGDRKGPLT; the protein is encoded by the coding sequence TTGAGCAGATTCCTGCCGCTCACGATTCACTTCGTCAACGGCGGCACGATGGTGGTTTCCTCGATCGCCGACGCCAAGAAGGCACTTGGCAGGGCGTGGAAGAATAAGGACGCGCCAGCCTATCTCAAGGCGGCTCGCCTTGTGGAAGACGCGGGTGAAGGGATTTGCCGTCCGGCAATCGCCTTTGCTGCTTTCAAGAAAGCGGCCGCTGAGCAGGGTCTGCTGGAGGATTCCGGGCCGAGCATAGCGCTGAGCATACTCGACCAGCTTTCGTCCGGCGACCGTAAAGGTCCGCTGACGTGA
- a CDS encoding DUF768 domain-containing protein, giving the protein MNATKEFLRSWLEENVGNLPADTEVSVPMLAQQFEQDADAAGYGREVREQELGNIEDAIQRALDRTGDGNEEAYLGEENSLAPVIDALEAAEPGHETSEDAEGPQ; this is encoded by the coding sequence ATGAATGCGACGAAAGAATTCCTGCGCAGCTGGCTGGAGGAGAATGTCGGCAACTTGCCGGCCGACACCGAGGTCAGCGTTCCGATGCTGGCGCAGCAGTTCGAGCAGGATGCCGATGCGGCCGGTTACGGGCGCGAAGTGCGGGAGCAGGAGCTAGGCAACATTGAAGATGCCATCCAGCGCGCACTCGATAGAACCGGCGACGGAAACGAGGAGGCGTATCTCGGCGAGGAGAATTCACTGGCGCCAGTCATCGATGCCCTGGAAGCAGCCGAGCCTGGGCATGAGACTTCGGAGGATGCCGAGGGCCCGCAGTAA
- a CDS encoding ferritin-like domain-containing protein encodes MAKKSSSGAANGLESLFVDGLKDIYYAEKKILKTLPKMAKAAQAEEVSAAFEKHRTETEGQVDRLEQVFEMLGKPARGKTCPAIDGIIEEGSEILEEYKDEPALDAGLVAAAQSVEHYEIARYGTLIAWAEELGLKDALPLLRETLKEESATDETLTRLGESGANKRALQAAA; translated from the coding sequence ATGGCGAAGAAAAGTTCGTCCGGCGCCGCGAACGGCCTCGAAAGCCTGTTCGTGGACGGCCTGAAAGACATCTATTATGCGGAAAAGAAAATCCTGAAGACGCTGCCGAAGATGGCTAAGGCGGCTCAGGCGGAAGAGGTGAGCGCGGCCTTCGAAAAGCATCGCACCGAAACGGAAGGCCAGGTCGACCGGCTCGAACAGGTTTTCGAAATGCTGGGCAAGCCGGCACGAGGCAAGACGTGCCCCGCGATCGACGGCATCATCGAAGAGGGATCGGAGATCCTCGAGGAATACAAGGACGAGCCGGCGCTCGACGCCGGCCTTGTAGCTGCCGCCCAGTCGGTCGAGCATTATGAGATAGCGCGCTACGGCACGCTGATCGCCTGGGCGGAGGAACTGGGGCTGAAAGACGCCCTGCCCTTGCTGCGCGAGACCCTCAAGGAAGAATCCGCCACCGACGAGACACTTACCAGGCTCGGCGAAAGCGGTGCGAACAAGCGGGCCCTGCAGGCGGCCGCGTAA
- a CDS encoding DUF3182 family protein, producing MSDRDNRVHFDMLTEATGVVVAFRAPAGEPIRAHELSVIGTVARAIARLKGFSFREDVAGVTNKAGNHYFVPDDSLLAADAARLGIRGPEHLYGGVVPWHFVKTKAITHPLLDGSADRPNGWRSQFGEATCMAVLPGYTVFSRSDALRAAERLLRRGPVRLKPPLLSRGSGQVVATTFRDFERLMERFSSSDLEACGLVLETNIHAIITLSVGITRINEIEVGYHGTQTTTLDNKGQAVYGASHLNVLRGGWRALQNSDHPLTLELAVEQAQAYDAAMANYPGFFASRRKYDVGQGIDSSGIWRSGVLEASWRVGGSSSAELAAIELMNADPEIRTVRVSAVKQYGKDCRPPEAADIHFQGDDPEEGLITRYTVVLQAKRRLPGQSFSS from the coding sequence ATGTCAGACCGCGACAACCGCGTGCATTTCGACATGTTGACCGAGGCAACCGGCGTGGTCGTTGCTTTCCGAGCACCAGCGGGTGAACCGATCCGCGCCCACGAGCTATCGGTGATCGGGACCGTCGCTCGCGCCATCGCTCGTCTCAAGGGATTTTCCTTCAGAGAGGATGTCGCAGGCGTCACCAACAAGGCGGGGAACCACTATTTTGTCCCTGACGATAGCCTGCTTGCGGCCGATGCAGCCCGCTTGGGAATTCGTGGACCAGAACACCTCTATGGCGGGGTTGTGCCGTGGCATTTCGTAAAGACCAAGGCCATAACGCACCCACTCCTCGACGGTTCAGCCGACCGACCGAATGGATGGCGCTCACAGTTCGGCGAAGCCACCTGCATGGCTGTGCTACCTGGCTATACTGTTTTCTCGCGATCGGATGCTTTGCGAGCAGCAGAACGTCTGCTCAGGCGTGGTCCGGTTCGTCTCAAGCCCCCGCTTTTGTCGCGGGGCAGTGGCCAAGTCGTCGCGACGACGTTTCGTGACTTCGAGAGGCTGATGGAGCGTTTTTCCTCGTCTGATCTGGAAGCGTGTGGGCTTGTGCTCGAAACGAATATTCACGCCATCATCACGCTGAGCGTTGGCATAACGAGAATCAATGAAATCGAAGTCGGCTACCATGGCACCCAGACGACGACTCTCGACAACAAAGGTCAGGCCGTCTATGGCGCCTCTCATCTGAACGTTCTGCGTGGTGGTTGGCGGGCACTTCAGAATTCGGACCATCCGCTCACGCTGGAGCTGGCCGTCGAGCAGGCGCAAGCGTACGACGCGGCCATGGCCAATTACCCCGGATTTTTTGCCTCGCGACGCAAATACGATGTCGGCCAAGGGATCGACTCGTCCGGCATTTGGCGGTCGGGCGTGCTCGAGGCCAGTTGGCGGGTCGGCGGCAGCAGCTCGGCCGAGCTCGCTGCAATAGAACTGATGAACGCGGATCCGGAAATCCGAACCGTCCGCGTGTCCGCCGTCAAGCAGTACGGGAAAGATTGCAGGCCTCCGGAGGCCGCAGACATCCACTTCCAGGGAGACGATCCCGAGGAAGGCCTGATCACGCGCTATACCGTCGTCCTGCAAGCTAAGCGCCGCCTGCCTGGACAGTCATTCTCGTCCTAG
- a CDS encoding SDR family oxidoreductase codes for MPTKSARTAVSAVPTKPATRTRSTSEQAASKQRSVQRKVDAADRAKPNGKSKSQRAMQAGARKYPVPPFPKQHHPKPGEEWAIEPAPLYDAPFWQGSNKLTGKVALITGGDSGIGRSVAVLFAREGADIAVVYLSEDRDAKVTKQAVEAEGRSCITIRGDVARRTFCRKAVEQTLKVFGKLDVLVNNAAFQVHSSDFADLTEQHFDTTLKTNLYGYFHMAQEAVPHMKQGSAIINTGSVTGIEGSKDLIDYSMTKGGIHAFTRALSGSLVSKGIRVNAVAPGPVWTPLNPSEKEAEDVSRFGAQTPMKRPAQPEEIAPAYVFLASPQCSSYITGEILPIIGGY; via the coding sequence ATGCCGACGAAATCCGCCAGGACCGCAGTATCCGCCGTACCGACCAAACCCGCCACGCGGACCAGATCCACTTCCGAGCAGGCGGCTAGCAAGCAGCGGAGTGTGCAGCGCAAGGTCGACGCGGCCGATCGCGCCAAGCCGAACGGCAAATCCAAATCGCAACGAGCCATGCAGGCGGGCGCGCGCAAATATCCGGTGCCGCCGTTCCCGAAGCAGCATCATCCGAAACCCGGTGAGGAATGGGCGATCGAGCCGGCGCCGCTTTATGATGCGCCGTTCTGGCAGGGATCGAACAAGCTGACTGGCAAGGTGGCGCTGATCACTGGCGGCGACTCCGGCATCGGCCGCTCGGTCGCCGTGCTGTTCGCCCGTGAAGGGGCCGATATCGCCGTTGTCTACCTCAGCGAGGATCGCGACGCGAAGGTGACAAAGCAAGCAGTCGAGGCCGAAGGCAGGAGCTGCATTACCATACGCGGCGATGTCGCCAGGCGGACCTTCTGCCGCAAGGCGGTGGAGCAGACGCTGAAGGTCTTCGGCAAACTGGACGTGCTCGTCAACAACGCCGCCTTTCAAGTGCATTCGTCGGATTTCGCCGATCTCACCGAGCAGCATTTCGACACCACGCTAAAGACCAATCTCTACGGCTATTTCCATATGGCGCAGGAGGCCGTGCCGCACATGAAACAGGGCTCGGCGATCATCAACACCGGTTCGGTGACCGGCATCGAAGGCTCGAAGGATCTGATCGACTACTCGATGACCAAAGGCGGCATCCATGCCTTCACGCGGGCTCTCTCGGGCAGTCTGGTCAGCAAGGGTATTCGCGTCAATGCCGTGGCGCCTGGACCTGTGTGGACGCCGCTCAACCCATCGGAAAAGGAGGCGGAGGATGTCTCGCGCTTCGGCGCCCAGACGCCGATGAAGCGGCCGGCCCAGCCGGAAGAGATCGCTCCAGCCTACGTCTTTCTCGCTTCGCCGCAATGCTCCAGCTATATCACCGGCGAGATCTTGCCGATCATCGGAGGCTATTGA
- the fhuB gene encoding Fe(3+)-hydroxamate ABC transporter permease FhuB: protein MAEQEAILSDDTSLAPPVCASSFPILKKYPAGAILLCAVLVGVAAAASLSNMIVQLPPALWLNALASPDIGDMRQVLVHYAFLPRLAVSLLCGAALGLAGTVLQQVLRNPLASPETVGVSAGAYLALALTTLLAPSLLAFGREWVALAGAFTALAAVFALSWHKGLSPLAVVLAGLVVSLYAGAIGAALVVLRHEWLASLFIWGAGSLGQQDWSTTLWLLPRLGGTALAIGLMARPLTLLGLGDEGARSLGVPLGVWRFAGLAAAVALIAFVVAAVGVIGFVGLAAATLARIGGARRLGQQLLMAPLIGGALLWTVDQGVQVATGPQGDLLPTGAMTALLGAPLLLWLLPRLKLATETLSLGSEHLPRARRPGLALAAIGGLLLLLLALALLYAPGPHGWTFASGDQLQPLLSWRLPRVCAALAAGAMLALAGLMMQRLTGNPMASPEVLGISAGAALGMMVALFSLSDAGRPVQTAAATIGAFAALLVTLAIGRRAAYAPERLLLAGVALTALFDALILVLTATGDPRAMLLLNWLTGSTYGVDANSALLTSAIAFCLFLLAPLFMRWLDMLPLGSAAVQGLGVNLSAARLLVLLMVAALTAASTLVVGPLTFIGLMAPHLARRLGLARALPQAVGAVLAGALIMVAADWIGRTAIFPRQIPAGLVATLIGGPVLMWLLRRR from the coding sequence GTGGCTGAGCAGGAGGCAATCTTGTCCGACGACACCAGCCTCGCCCCGCCAGTTTGTGCGTCGTCGTTTCCTATCCTCAAGAAATATCCGGCGGGCGCGATCCTGCTCTGCGCCGTGCTTGTCGGCGTCGCCGCTGCCGCAAGCCTTTCCAACATGATCGTGCAATTGCCGCCGGCACTCTGGCTCAATGCGCTTGCAAGCCCCGATATCGGAGACATGCGGCAGGTGCTCGTCCACTACGCCTTCCTGCCCCGGCTTGCCGTCAGCCTGCTCTGTGGCGCGGCACTCGGCCTAGCCGGCACGGTGCTGCAGCAGGTTCTCCGCAACCCGCTCGCCTCGCCTGAAACCGTCGGCGTCTCGGCCGGCGCCTATCTGGCGCTGGCGCTCACGACGCTTCTTGCGCCGTCGCTGCTTGCCTTCGGCCGCGAATGGGTGGCGCTGGCCGGCGCGTTCACGGCCCTGGCCGCGGTCTTCGCGTTGTCCTGGCACAAGGGGCTGTCGCCGCTTGCGGTCGTGCTGGCCGGACTTGTCGTCAGCCTCTATGCCGGCGCCATCGGCGCGGCGCTGGTGGTGCTGCGGCATGAATGGCTGGCCAGCCTGTTCATCTGGGGCGCCGGTTCGCTCGGCCAGCAGGACTGGTCGACGACGCTGTGGCTCTTGCCGCGCCTGGGCGGCACGGCGCTGGCGATCGGCCTGATGGCGCGGCCGCTGACCTTGCTTGGCCTCGGCGACGAAGGCGCGCGCAGCCTGGGCGTTCCGCTCGGCGTCTGGCGCTTCGCCGGCCTGGCGGCCGCCGTCGCCCTCATCGCCTTTGTCGTCGCCGCTGTCGGCGTCATCGGTTTCGTCGGCCTCGCCGCCGCGACCCTGGCGCGCATCGGCGGCGCCCGGCGTCTCGGCCAGCAGCTCTTGATGGCGCCGCTGATCGGCGGCGCCTTGCTGTGGACCGTCGACCAGGGCGTGCAGGTCGCGACCGGCCCGCAGGGCGATCTGCTGCCGACCGGCGCAATGACAGCACTTCTCGGCGCGCCGCTGCTGCTCTGGCTGCTGCCGCGCCTGAAACTTGCCACCGAGACGCTGTCGCTGGGCTCGGAGCACCTGCCGCGTGCCCGTCGGCCCGGCCTGGCGCTTGCGGCGATAGGCGGCCTCCTGCTTCTGCTGCTCGCGCTGGCCTTGCTCTATGCACCGGGGCCGCATGGCTGGACATTCGCGTCCGGCGACCAGCTGCAGCCCTTGCTGTCCTGGCGGTTGCCCAGGGTGTGCGCCGCGCTTGCCGCCGGCGCAATGCTGGCGCTGGCCGGGCTTATGATGCAGCGGCTGACCGGCAACCCGATGGCCAGCCCCGAAGTGCTTGGCATCAGCGCCGGCGCCGCGCTCGGCATGATGGTGGCGCTGTTTTCGCTGTCCGATGCGGGCCGCCCCGTCCAGACCGCGGCCGCCACCATCGGTGCCTTCGCCGCGCTGCTGGTGACGCTGGCGATCGGCCGCCGCGCCGCCTATGCGCCGGAGCGGCTGCTGCTTGCCGGCGTTGCCCTGACGGCCCTGTTCGACGCGCTGATCCTGGTGCTCACCGCCACCGGAGATCCGCGCGCCATGCTTTTGCTCAACTGGCTGACCGGCTCGACCTATGGCGTCGATGCGAACTCGGCGCTTTTGACCTCGGCGATCGCCTTTTGCCTGTTCTTGCTTGCTCCGCTCTTCATGCGCTGGCTGGACATGCTGCCGCTTGGGTCCGCTGCCGTGCAAGGCCTCGGCGTCAATCTGAGCGCGGCGCGGCTCCTCGTGCTTTTGATGGTCGCCGCACTCACCGCGGCCTCGACCCTGGTGGTCGGGCCGCTGACCTTCATCGGCCTGATGGCGCCCCATCTTGCCCGCCGTCTCGGCCTCGCCCGCGCACTGCCGCAAGCCGTCGGCGCGGTGCTCGCCGGCGCGCTGATCATGGTTGCCGCCGACTGGATCGGCCGCACCGCCATCTTCCCGCGCCAGATCCCGGCTGGCCTCGTCGCCACGCTGATCGGCGGCCCGGTGCTGATGTGGCTGCTGCGCCGCCGCTGA
- a CDS encoding alpha/beta hydrolase yields MTVSPQASPALIADTTMHDIVPVGGGDPWRVFIHVPSGPAPEAGWPVLYMTDGNAVIATAADAMRAQAFYPLGTNVGWGVIVAIGYPVESAYDPLRRSWDLGPPPGKTYPPFHEGTSEVRTGGAGNFLAFIEDELKPWVAGRTRIDGKRQALYGHSFGGLFALYALFTRPLSFRTFIAASPAIYWEDRAIDRFLETFEAAVPDGLTANVILSAGEYETGKLAPFQIGADDEQKRLEQKKLTRTDEFARAMAERLDALPGIRASFELHAGENHMSILPVTVNRALQAAFAVRQGNIAAAERLPR; encoded by the coding sequence ATGACCGTCTCGCCGCAGGCGTCGCCCGCCCTGATTGCCGACACCACCATGCATGATATTGTGCCGGTCGGGGGTGGCGATCCCTGGCGGGTCTTCATCCATGTGCCATCAGGCCCGGCGCCCGAGGCCGGCTGGCCGGTGCTCTACATGACCGACGGCAACGCCGTCATCGCCACGGCGGCCGACGCCATGCGCGCGCAGGCCTTCTATCCCCTGGGCACCAATGTCGGCTGGGGCGTCATCGTCGCCATCGGCTATCCCGTCGAGAGCGCCTACGACCCGCTGCGCCGCTCATGGGACCTCGGCCCGCCGCCCGGCAAAACCTATCCGCCCTTCCACGAGGGCACATCCGAAGTCAGGACCGGCGGGGCAGGGAATTTCCTGGCCTTCATCGAAGACGAATTGAAGCCGTGGGTCGCTGGCCGGACCAGGATCGACGGGAAGCGCCAGGCACTCTATGGCCACTCCTTCGGCGGTCTGTTCGCCCTCTACGCCTTGTTCACGCGCCCGCTTTCGTTCCGGACCTTCATCGCGGCCAGCCCCGCCATCTATTGGGAGGACCGCGCCATCGACCGTTTCCTGGAAACTTTCGAAGCGGCTGTTCCCGATGGCCTGACGGCCAATGTCATCCTGTCGGCAGGCGAATATGAGACCGGGAAATTGGCACCATTCCAAATCGGTGCCGACGACGAACAAAAGCGCCTTGAGCAGAAAAAGCTGACGCGCACCGACGAATTCGCCCGGGCGATGGCGGAGCGCCTCGACGCTTTGCCCGGGATACGCGCGAGCTTCGAACTGCACGCCGGCGAGAACCACATGTCGATCCTGCCTGTGACAGTCAACCGAGCTTTGCAGGCGGCGTTCGCGGTGCGGCAAGGGAATATTGCCGCTGCCGAACGCCTGCCTCGGTAA